ccgagcgcaaacgatCAAGCTGAGTTAACAAACatagtgattattcaaaacctcaagaaaaagtTGGAAgtagcaaaaggcaaatggcccgaagaattgCCCGGATTCTATGGGCCTATCGAACAATGGCCAAATCGAGCacaggagaaactcctttttcccttgtgtacggtgcTGAATCCCTAATCCCGATGGAAGTGGGCGAACCtactttgagatattttcgggaagatgaagaatcgaacaacgaagcaatgttaatcaacttggaactgctcgaagAATGCAGGGACTTAACGCGTGTAAGAATGGAAGTTCAAAAGTAGAGAATGGAgcaatattataatcgaagaaccaacctccgttatttcaaagtatgTGATTTGGTTAGcaggaaagtaacccaaaatactcGGGAGCTTAACGCGGAAAGGCTAGGTCCAATGTAggaaggtccctaccggattCCAGCTATCACTAGGAAAGGTTCAAATGAGTTGGAGAACCAcaatggagacaagttgcctagcaactggaatgtggtacacctcaaaagatattattgctgatgaacattactcaaacagaaagtatgtgctgcactctttttcccttcgtttagtttttgtcccaattggatatttctggcaaggtttttaataaggcagcGATAGAAAGCATACTGTGAAGACAACagtaataagacctttgatagcaaggaaAACAAACAAGCTTCAACTCGGGGAcaattagataatctttggttcgatagcaaattcccactgggaagttaagtttgctatcgaacagaggttacccgatcattcacgagcacaaaccactagaggattgttagatatTCTTGTTCGATaacatggattcctaaggggaagtaaggtatgttaccgagttaaggattatctaaCAATTCATTGGTGGGATCTTTGAAgacacaagacttccagtgttccaattcgcattcttcgcatttgaacactgggggggatgatatgaggatacgacaactttgactgccacgtcaaccgggaaaCAAAAATCCGGAAACAAATGCATCATCGAGACGGGTGACTGCGTAGCCAGCCCCGTAGaagcaagttgtacaagatagccacaagtaatgacaatttctttttagcataataaatgctaGCCATAAGTAATGGGAATATCTTAGCATGATAAATGAttgtgtacttttgaaaatataaGGAATTATATGAAaagaaatccttttatttttatcttgtttcttgtctgaacgatgaactaactttgtcatttgaaagttaaacaagtactttaaatgttagtgtcgtaatgaataggagacgtcctcttagagagcaccgtaaacataagagggccctctcatatgaaaaccctcacgttaaaagGGTTGGTTTCGGAAGAATTTATGTCCGAAATCAAAATGCCTTTGAGGAAAAATGCACCCGAAGACATACACGAAACCAAAGTGCTTCAAGGAAAATgcatccgagactacacatagtaaagcgcgaACAGAAAAACGTGCGTAGAATTCTTAAGCAAATGCAAAGGTTAAAGACTTACATGGATATTCAaatgaaagtaagactcaaacaatacttgagcaaaattatatctttatttacaagaacatgccaaaacggtaaaagtacaaaatgggaaaaagaaaagaaaagctaaactgcagtgcctctggaaccaggaggaagagaaatgTCCGCATCCCCGGAAGAAGTAGGTGGGTCCACCGGTGGCTCAACATTTTCATCAGTTTGGCCTTCGGCATCATCATCTTctgattcttcttcagttcccgaaAACTCGGAACAATAACCAGAAGGGCCAGGTATATCAGACCTCGATAGGAGtccacttttagcagctaactcaagctcgcgTTCCTTAGAAATTtcagcatcaaagtcaatgacaccagctttagcctcttccaaggtttttctccttatGTTGTACATGGCATAATTTTTTTAAACAACTAGGGAAGCCTctcggcgcttgagttcttctttgagtttggTTGCCTCGGCATAAAGGTTTTCCTGGGTAGACCTAGCTGATTTAAGGCTGACATCAAGGTTGCAGACAGTTGAACTAGAGAGCCTATTATGCTTGATaattttcctgtacttctcttcttGCTGGGCGTGTTTTGCCCCtacagcagcaagctcttcaattttggagttcaaggctgcctctaagttaaTCACTCATTCAGTGGAGGCAGCCTCgcgctcggttgcagcaagaatggtgtcctggacttcagcccatttggccttggcttcatcaaatctaaccctcaacgggccaatttcttggctaagggttatcacttcttgctcgctttgctgcaaatgaGCCTCCAAAACAAGGACCTCAGTAGCTTTGGTTTCCATTTCTAGAGGCGGAGAACAGTTCGGTCCCATTCCACCAAAAGCTGATTTCATTCATAAGTAAGTTcctccttctcacgaatcaacctctgaaggccctcagaagcaagaaagttggcctacaaaacaagaagaagtaaaacttagaatacattcatacaaaagtagaagaaataacgaCGGAAGAAAGGAATGTACCGCTGCAGTATTGTGCATAGCGTTGTTCAAGAAACACTCTCTCGAGAGTGCCTAaatcttttcccagtctttctctgtagccaaaggcttcagataattagaaagctccaccggccgggatagcaagttgcatccggtagagactgaaagagtaacgttcctccttctttgtggatcttcaaaatgggcagcataattttgccccaaattcccatgaactggggactgtgggaGAGGAACACCCTCTTCATGGTCAGGTACGGCCGGTGGAGGTAATGTAGAAactgctggtggaagagtggatgaagatggaagtgctgtagcagttgctggtattggtgaagatggagttgaagagtgagaagcagttaCATCAAATGTAGTgctggttgttggatgctcgccaaccaaagacgacAAGGACCTGGTACTCAGCCCCGCAGTACTGGGCACAACAATTGGGGCCCAAAAGCGGAAgttgacattatctaccaaatcaaactctccccaaagtgccaaggcatcatcctcggttggtgtaactatctcaacatGTCAAGCATCCTGTTGAGATAATGAGGATAAGTGTCTTTTAcgtagagaagctccctcattATCATCAATCATCACGATGTCTATGACCAgcccggaaggaggaccagtTACCATCtccaccggagatgactcgggggcatcaatATTTGTCCTCTTATTCTTTTTCCCAGTCGTGGAGGAAtgtcttctctttggttgtttATCTTCCGGCCGGAGCCTCTGTAAAGAAGTGTTTTCGCCTGAAACAGGCCtggagatacctgttcgagtaagtgcctcctgaagcagcctcgctgcataAGTAGGATCAGCCAAGACGTCCTCTTCGAGAACAACAATAGAGCCCGCAtgtagacctaatttcgtgaacaagtcagaagggttcaaccaagttctccaTATATAAAAAAAACATGGAAGCAAGGTATGTtaaaattaccatgatttttggccttccacccgtatttaagggccagttctttccacaaacgaGTTTCGGGCATCGTGACATCCAAGATATTTGAACCCGCAGGTCCAAGCCTTCCATCACCGGcgggatccatcgagttgctgaaacaaatGAAGGATGGAAGATCAATACggctatagaaaaatatttagtaaaaggaaatactaaataaagagcttACGAGTGCTGGTTGCAAGCGGCCGGAAAGAATGAAGCCGTTGCCGGAATGATGTCATTGGTGATGACTGCAGTGAATTGTTCCATCCACCCATGGTCATTgacatcatccatgctagacagcaaagcatggtggccatgcttgcagaggtttatcattcccccacggaagattttaggagaatagagattcatcatatgagctaaggttagctcctctctaGTCTCCTGGCACAAGCGTCGAAGGCAGGCgaccgtcctccacactgaaggactaaCCTGTGCGAAACAcacctggtagcgaaggcaaaactccgcaatcacggaatcaagctctccgctcaaagaaaatacacccaaagtaaagggatacgtgtaaaagtatgtaaaaccttatTTGGGAAGGATCACTCATTCCGATAGATCAGGAGAAATAATATCTAACTCATGACAGCGGTAGTCTTCCTTTACAGTAGAAATACTgaaaggacgaatggaagaagggtacctactaacagtccatgtacgagggttagcagtagggaatttctcttctaagtcctttgtggtactgagtctccttgggatgatggaactCATCATTGGGGGAGCAGAGTCCTTGACTTTGTTCTTATTCTTTGAAGAACCGGCACgcttggaggaagaagccattgaataagaagaaggaaaaagtttttgtttgaagagaattagagaaaggatggagaataaagatgcaaatcagaagttcgagaaattatgaagtgcaaaggaaaagaatgatgcgtataagtgaaattttggcggctaaattcatggccatgattacctcgataatcagcAAACGttgtgctgaatcgtgggatgacgcgtgttcggggcattaaatgcggagagatgtGCGTCTAATCAAACTGTCAGAAGCCTTCAGAgagagttatagtaattcccgccaaaagagtatttctaccaacttcctggtaacacaaagttatgtcaccggaaagcaggaggactatctgtatagggtaaaatatgatatgacacgtggtcatctaaaggaaagacGCGTGGAACCCTAGACggggatggccgaagaccgaatgcagccattccgcttgtcaccggaaaggataacattaataaaggtgtgttaaatgctttgcgcccggtagtatttaataaggaatattctgcagcattaagagcgacgacccattacaaagaatttggcatttatattcaccgttacatcttcatcaatgatcctcataattgacattaaaggagggcacgatcctaggatctccttccctagacacaactataaatagtgagcccagttatcattgtaGAGGACACGATTTTTCTAGctaaacttacactacattctatacaaagtttaatacaatcttacttttccactttttgatctcatcattgttgtacCTAGAAACCTTGTTTCCGGAACTGTCATCTctgttgtttcatctacattttaaggctaagttTTGTTCATTTCTTCAATTATCGCATTATtccaggatcaaattagttcacttgtctagaaatcacgtatataTTCAACCTTAcagttttacgggtaaacaactaTAGCGATTGGTCGAAACAATATGAAGACTTATGGGGTCATTAAGATGTGACAACTTTTTATTAAATTCTTTTGGCAATTATAGGATGTGACATAAGGTAAATAAAAAGAGAGggagaagaaagaaaataaagcAAAAGATATGTGATTTGACAATGATTGAAAAAAaagtaattataattataataagaAGCAACCTGCAAAAGAAATAGAAAGCATAACTTTTGTTTGCATTCAAATGCTATATATTTTGATTTATAATTAACCAATTTGCATAAGTCTCAACAAAATGATATTAATTAAATTTGTCACATTTTATATTGAGACGATTTTCACATGAAGTAGTCGCGCTAAGGAGTATTTGTTTTACGGTCATACTCCTAGTCCTAGATTATAATTTTACTGCAAATTTTGCTACCTGGATACCTGAAGATAAATAAGGATATATAACATAATAGAATCCAATGGGTGTAAGTTTTAAATTTTTCCTCCATGTGGgttttttccttttctattttaaaattttaattcttTTTGCTGGAAGATCCGTTCATAGGAGAAAAAACGGTTCAACACCTGtatctttctctttcttttccatttctttttctttctctcggTAGGGTGAGGGGGTAGGGATCTAGGACAACACAGACAGTTTTCTGGAAATTTATATGCTGTTAGACTTTAATTAAGTCCAGTTCCAAAATCAAGATTTCGTACTAGTAATAGGAAATGAGAGTAACccatttatttttggaagatcgGTGTAATACTCTATCAGTTTCATGTTTATGTGATTTTATTTGAGTAGATAATAAATTTAAGGAAGAAATAAAACTTTAAAAAGTTGTGATCTTAATTAAACACATtataagaataattttttttaaaatatgtggTCTTAACAGGTCATAATATTGGTTGTAGCTATAAAACATGTTTTTGTTAAAGGTAAAACAAGAAGTTTaagttaaataatttttatatttataaaagGGTCTTTTTTTAAACGAAAAGAAAAATAATGGCAGACTAGCCTCTTGGCCACTTGAACTTGTACCCGATTATCATGCCGGTAAATAAACTTTCATAATTCCCATATGAATACTTCAACTCGAGAATAAGTTAACTAATAAACACATCCAACAGTTGAATCATAGCGCGTGCATTACAATTTCAAAAACGTGGCAATCCAGTCAGCAATAAACGAATTAAAACCTGCCACGTGTAAGGCGTGAAAACATCCTAAGCACCGACTATTTTCCATTCTTTGTTTTTACCTAATGACCCTAAAACActcaaaattaattttattttcagtcctctctctctctttctctctctctctctctctctctctctcatagaACTCTACATTTTCAATCGTCCGCTCAAATGGAGTGAACGATTGTCATAGGATTTTCCGCCCATTAGATCATTTGCACaatgtgtttttatttcttttaaaatCGGTCCTAAAACAAGAATCTGAGTGTTTCATTTACCGTCGATTTCTCCTTCACCAGAAACGTAGAAGTTATTCAAGGTTTGATTGTAGTCTTTCATGCAATTTCTAGTTCTTTtattgtatttttatgtgttattgaAGTTGGTCATGATAGATATGTTTTGTATGCATGCAATGATTGTTTCATTATCATGGTTTAAAATTATGGCTTTTTGGAATAACACACTAAATTCTTAATTTTTTCTCTGAATTTTGTCGGTTCCATGGCTGATTTGGCATATAGGGTTAAAACAATTAGGGCTTTTTATCATATCGAAAAAATTTATCTCTTAAAGTGATAAAGATAAGGTTCTTTTTTCGCATTTACTTGTTGTTTTTCAAAGACATGTTCAAACAATattgtctttttcttttgaatattTTACTGATTTGGACTTATCTTATCTTATTTTCATAGGCGTAGTGAGGCAGGATGGCTGTTCTTGTGAAATTACAATTTCACCATCAGGGACAAGTGGTAGTTGGCCCATTAATGAGGTATGAAAATGGTATAACATGGCCTACTATTATAATTGCTGACACTGATGAACTGCATGTTTCTATTCAACAAATGATCAAATGATATGGGGTACTTAGGTGTGGAGAAATTTGCATgtcaatcaataaaaaaaataGCATTTCGATTTATTAAATATAATGCTGATGTGTTAGAATTCTGCAAAGACCTTCACGATGAGATTTTATTGATGTTTATTTATGTCACACTGCTAATATATCATGTGTTGATATTTAATTGGATAAAATATTAAGTAGTAGTATGGACCCCAGTGATATTCCATATTACCAAACAACTAGCTTTAGTGAAATGTCACAAAGgcaaataagtatagctaatggTAGGGCAACAAACTCACCTAGCAATGATATAAATAGTGGTTGTTTCACTGCTGATATAGAAGAGTCTAGTAAGGATGAAGGGGAGTTCTACAACTTTCATTTAGCCACAGATTCAGATTATGATGAATTTGAGAGTAATTCTGAGAGTGAAGATGTAGAATATGAGGGTGTTTCTGCTGATGAGGATACAAATGAGTCACTTTATGATACTGATGAGGATGCTGTTGGAGAGACAAGTGATATAGAAGCTGACCTTGTTGCTGCTAGACAGACCAAAGTAAATCAGAAGAACTGAAAAGCGATATCTAGTGTTATTAATGTAGATGAGCTACCTAGTGGCCCAGTAGGCATTGGCCCTGGATTTGAAGACATTTACAAGGATAAGATTGTTAAATATGCTGGCAAATTAGGAGGAGATGATCAGTACCTAGACAGTTCAGATCCAGGGAGTGAGGATAGTACTGATGATGATGTAGATGCACATAATGAGGTGCAGAACCTTCCTCTAAGAAGATACAGTAGAAAGGTCTACTTTGACCCTAACtgtaagaaaattatttttcaactggGAATGGTCTTTAAAAATGTTAGACAATTTAGATCTGTTTTACAAGATTATGATGTATAGAGGAGAGTTTAATTAAAGTTGAGACCAAATGAGAGGAATAGAGTCAGGGCAATATTTTTGTACTCTAGTAAATGTAGATAGCATATTTTAGGCAGTTTACAAGGCCACATACAGAACTTCATTGTTACACATATTGCCTTGTTCATTCATGCTTCCCAGTCACAAGGAACAAGCTTGATAACACGACTTGGATAGTTAAACATTACAAAGATTAGATCATTAATCAACCTGACATAAAGCTCAAGAAGTTGCAAGATTTGATAAGGATTAAGTATGGTGTGTATGTAGGAAAAACAATATGTGCCAGGGCTAGACTGAAGGTAATGGTTAAATATGTAGGTTATTACAAAATGGAGTTTACTAGGATTTATGATTATGTTGACATGATAAGAACTACAAACCCTCGTAGCACTATTGTGGTGAGGACTTCAAAAGAAATAGAACCTGGTAAAGAGGTCTTTGTGAAGATATACATTTGTCTATATGCTTTGAAAACAAGTTGGTTAGAAGGGTGTAGAAATGTAATTAGCTTTGATGGTGCATTTCTGAAGGGAGTGTGTAAAGGTGAGCTATTGTCATGCATTGCTAAGGATGGTAATAACTAGATGTACCCTGTTGCTTGGGCAATAGCTGAGAAAGAGACCAAGAACAGTTGATCATGGTTTTTTAGGTGTCTAATGGAGGACTTGAAACTGATAGAATTTGAAGGTGAAGGACTAACAATTATGTATGATATGCAGAAGGTATGTATATTATTTTAATCTCATTTTTTACTTTAATACTTAAGCTTGCATTATGTGAACTCTAATAGTGTAATTTTGTTGTTCAAGGGACTTGTTCAAGCTGTATTTGAATTGATGCCAAATGTTGAGCATAGAATGTGTGCAAGGCACATATGGATCAACTGGAAGAAAACCTGGAGTGGTGAGGAAAAAAGGAAGAAATTCTTGGGTTGTGCAAGAGCTTCATTTGAAGCATTTCTGAAGGTTAAACTAGATGAGTTAGCAGAATTGGGTGGCAATAAGATAATAGAAGACTTGCTTAGATATCCCAAACAGTCATGGTGCAGGGCCTTTTTAAAGACTGTAGTAAGTATGATGTTGTGGAGAACAACATATGTGAGACCTTCAAAAGTTGGATACTTACTTCAAGGCACAAGTCAATCATAACCATGTTGGAAGAGATCAGAGTGAAGGTAATAGAGAGGATGACTAATATGAGAGAATATACTACAAAGTGGAATTCTGAGATATCTCATATGGCAATGGGGTACATTGAAGAGCAATCTATAAGAGCCACTAAACACGAATATAAATAGAATGGGGAGACTGGATTTGAGATCCAAGATGGAATTTACAAACACGTAGTTTATTTTGTAAAGAAAGAGTGCACATGGAATGTGGCAGCTGAAAGGTATACCTCGCTCCCATACACTTTGTGCAATATTTTTTAAAAGGTATGATAATGCTGACTATGTTGAGTATTGGTATAAGAAGAAAACATACCTCAAGGCATTTAATTGTTACATTCAACCTATGACCAACATGAAGATGTGGCCTCCAACTCAAAACCCTAAAGTTGAGCCTTCTGTAATTACTAAGATGTCTGGTAGACCTAAGAAACATACAAAGAAGGCTAAAGATGAACCTACAAAGAAATTTGGTAAGAGATCAAGGAAGGGGACACCAATAACATGTTCTCATTGCAAGACAGTAGGGCATAACAAGAAAGGTTGTGCAATCCTGGTAAGAAACAAATACTCCTTATGCTTTAAGTATTTTTTAGTCTTTTGCTGAATGTTTTATATTCTGGGTATTTTAGAAAAGGAAAAGCTCAACTACTGGTGCTGGGAGTAGTACTGCAAATGCCCAAGCTACTACAGCTGCATCAGGAGGTCATTCTGGTACTACTGCTGGTGGTGGATCTGCAGCACAACAATCTGGTACTATTGCAATAGCTAGATCTGCAACACAAAGAAATTCTGGAACTACTGCTGATGGTCGACCGGGAACACAGTAATTTGGAACTACAGAAGAAAGATGAAGGACTCCTCAACAAATTCTTAGAACTTTAGGTAGAAGGACTAGGACTATTGGATTTGGAATACTATTTGGTGAATCAGGGACAATCATAAAGAGGGTAAGTACGTGAAATTTTGTCCAACTGTTGTGTCTAGTTACTATACTAAGTTctgaaattatatttttatttgaatatagTTTGGGTTAAGGTTCATAGTCACCCATGATCCTAGGCAAATAATTGATGCTAGCCAGACCAATATTGATCTTGGATACAAAGCACCTGGACTAAGGTGGAAAGAAAAAAATGCAGTAACACAAATACAGCTTCAACAACAGGCTAGAACGAGATAAACTCAGGCAACCCTAAGCAAATTTGAAGCTCCTTCTTCAACTCAACCAAACCTGAGCCAATCTCAGTCCAACTTCAACCTGTCTCAACATAATGATTGGAAGAAATATTTCTTTTTGTGAAAGTTTAAGTCGGTTAGTATCAGAACTTATTTGTAGGTTATTTTGTGGAAGATTTAGTCTGAAATATTCACAACTTAGTTAATAAATGTTATTTTGGTTTGGTTTAGGCACAATAGTGAACTGGTTTCTGCTAGTATGTAGATTTGATGGCTTACTTTTGACAATCAAGATGGTTGTTTTGAACTTGTCTAATATATGTTCAGATGTTAATGCCAAGCATCACTTTTCATTACAACAAAATACTTCATACACTTGACATTGTCGTTATTTGTTAATAATAAACATATAATACAAAGATCCTAAGCTAAGAATAATACTACAAAGAGCAGTGCAACAACAAAAAATGCAATTACATATTGTTTTCCCCCATTCCTTTCGCTGCTCATTGACGCGAATTCTTGATAGCAGTCCTGAAATCAATTGTTTGTAATGATATGGAAGAGGTGGGTCAACCCACCTGAAATAATTACAGCAACTACTTGTACCATACTTGGAGCATCATAAGAACCTTCTACCCGGATTGGTGGGCTTCCCAGGTTATGCACATAATAGCTTCAACTCCACAACGATAAAATACACGACTTTCCATTGAATTCTTGGCCTGAAGAATAAAATATCGAcctagaaaagaaaaaagaattgacTTGAATCTGTAAAA
The DNA window shown above is from Nicotiana tomentosiformis chromosome 8, ASM39032v3, whole genome shotgun sequence and carries:
- the LOC104091500 gene encoding uncharacterized protein, with product MWQLKGIPRSHTLCAIFFKRYDNADYVEYWYKKKTYLKAFNCYIQPMTNMKMWPPTQNPKVEPSVITKMSGRPKKHTKKAKDEPTKKFGKRSRKGTPITCSHCKTVGHNKKGCAILKRKSSTTGAGSSTANAQATTAASGGHSGTTAGGGSAAQQSGTIAIARSATQRNSGTTADGRPGTQ